Proteins from a genomic interval of Phaseolus vulgaris cultivar G19833 unplaced genomic scaffold, P. vulgaris v2.0 scaffold_15, whole genome shotgun sequence:
- the LOC137817062 gene encoding zinc transporter 1-like, translating to MKTLRSTFLVFCLLVSLLSPTKGHGGGHDDDDSDGDSHGEDLHSKSLILVKIWCLIIFFVTTFAGGVSPYFYRWNETFLLLGTQFAAGIFLGTSLMHFLSDSNETFQDLTTKSYPFAFMLASAGYLLTMLGDCVVLFVIANSKKDAKVLELEGGTTPQEPHHAVDTTNPMLLKTSSVGDTILLILALCFHSVFEGIAVGVSDTKADAWRNLWTISLHKIFAAIAMGIALLRMLPKRPLITTAAYSFAFAISSPIGVGIGIALNATTQGRTADWMFAISMGIACGVFIYVAINHLISKGFKPQKPTRFDTPWFRFLAVLSGVAVMAVVMIWD from the exons ATGAAGACCCTAAGGTCAACGTTCCTTGTTTTCTGCCTCTTGGTCTCGCTCCTCTCTCCAACCAAGGGTCACGGAGGAGGTCACGACGACGACGATTCCGATGGTGATTCCCACGGCGAAGATTTGCATTCCAAGAGTCTGATCCTTGTCAAAATATGGTGTTTGATCATTTTCTTTGTGACCACTTTCGCCGGCGGTGTGTCTCCCTATTTCTACCGTTGGAACGAGACTTTTCTTCTGTTGGGGACTCAGTTCGCTGCTGGGATTTTCTTGGGAACTTCTTTGATGCACTTCTTGAGCGATTCTAATGAGACCTTCCAAGACCTCACCACAAAATCTTACCCTTTTGCCTTCATGCTCGCCTCAGCTGGCTACCTTCTCACCATGCTTGGTGACTGCGTTGTCCTTTTTGTCATCGCCAATAGCAAGAAGGACGCCAAAGTGTTGGAGCTGGAAGGTGGGACAACACCTCAAGAGCCTCACCACGCAGTGGACACCACAAACCCTATGTTGTTGAAGACTTCTTCTGTGGGAGACACCATTCTTCTCATCCTTGCACTGTGTTTCCATTCAGTTTTTGAGGGCATTGCAGTTGGAGTTTCAG ATACGAAAGCGGATGCATGGAGGAACTTATGGACAATATCCTTACACAAGATATTTGCTGCTATCGCAATGGGAATTGCTTTGCTGAGGATGTTACCCAAGAGACCCTTAATAACAACGGCAGCATATTCTTTCGCCTTTGCTATCTCAAGCCCCATTGGTGTGGGGATTGGCATTGCCTTAAACGCCACAACACAAGGACGAACAGCAGATTGGATGTTTGCTATATCAATGGGTATTGCTTGTGGGGTCTTCATCTATGTTGCCATCAATCATTTAATATCCAAAGGCTTCAAACCGCAGAAACCGACACGTTTCGACACTCCCTGGTTTAGGTTTCTCGCTGTTCTTTCTGGTGTAGCTGTTATGGCAGTTGTCATGATCTGGGACTGA
- the LOC137817021 gene encoding uncharacterized protein isoform X1, with translation MRVKGGMREQSFGDKMHGMTTTLPLTANPFLCFANTHLSLRSLPSTFCIPTSKISYATRFHHSQWKHQKKERWGKRIMVVRARRGESPYEVLGVSPSATVHEIKRAYRKLALKYHPDVNKEEKAQEKFMRIKHAYNTLLNSSSRKRYDSGSRGYDFSQGSQTRNAQPEEEFYGLGNFLRDVQITIEDFFKDLQEEFRNWEANAASQGKPKSLWEELAEIGEEFVEFLEKELNITDKNDDYKTPYGGNASNFSGRETPSNSSSPGEASKGNKSVEDNLDEIEATLNQLKKELGL, from the exons ATGAGAGTCAAAGGAGGGATGAGAGAACAAAGCTTTGGAGATAAGATGCATGGAATGACAACAACTCTCCCTCTCACTGCGAACCCCTTTCTTTGTTTTGCCAACACTCACCTTTCTCTCAGATCTCTTCCATCAACTTTTTGCATACCCACTTCTAAAATTAGCTATGCAACTCGTTTTCACCATTCACAGTGGAAGCACCAGAAGAAAGAAAGATGGGGCAAAAGAATCATGGTGGTGAGAGCAAGGCGTGGCGAGTCTCCGTACGAAGTTCTGGGTGTGTCTCCATCTGCAACTGTCCACGAAATCAAAAGGGCGTATCGGAAACTTGCTCTTAAGTATCATCCTGATGTCAATAAAGAg gAGAAGGCACAGGAGAAATTTATGAGGATAAAACATGCATACAATACATTGCTAAATTCCAGTTCTCgcaaaagatatgattctggAAGTCGAGGTTATGATTTTTCTCAAGGAAGCCAAACTAGGAATGCACAACCTGAAGAAGAATTTTATGGACTAG GTAATTTTTTGAGGGATGTTCAAATAACAATAG AGGACTTCTTTAAGGATCTTCAAGAAGAATTCAGGAATTGGGAAGCAAACGCTGCTTCACAAGGAAAGCCAAAGAGTCTATGGGAGGAATTGGCG GAAATAGGAGAAGAATTTGTTGAGTTCCTTGAGAAAGAACTCAATATTACAGATAAAAATGATGATTACAAGACACCTTATGGAGGAAATGCCTCCAACTTTTCTGGGAGGGAGACACCAAGCAATAGTAGTAGTCCTGGTGAAGCCAGCAAGGGAAACAAAAGTGTTGAGGATAACCTCGATGAAATAGAAGCCACTCTGAATCAGTTGAAAAAGGAATTAGGCTTGTAG
- the LOC137817043 gene encoding zinc transporter 1-like → MKTCITFLVVCLLASLLYPIKAHGGEGDSDNESDREGLHSKGLVVVKLWCLIIMFVSTFAGGVSPYFFRWNESFLVLGTQFAGGVFLGTSLMHFLGDSDETFRELTTKTYPFAFMLASSGYLLTMLGDCVVVFVSSNSQRKPKVVELEGGTTPQEHDQAGDHCAVEATNPILLKTSSTGDTILLILALCFHSVFEGIAVGVAGTKREAWKNLWTISLHKIFAAIAMGIALLRMLPKRPLLTTAVYSLAFAISSPSGVGIGIAIDATTQGSTADWMFAITMGIACGVFIYVAINHLISKGFKQKGTSRFDTSWFRFLAVLSGVAVIAVVMIWD, encoded by the exons ATGAAGACCTGCATAACGTTCCTCGTTGTGTGTCTCTTAGCCTCGCTTCTGTATCCAATCAAGGCTCACGGAGGAGAGGGTGATTCTGACAATGAATCTGACAGAGAAGGTTTGCATTCGAAGGGTCTCGTAGTGGTGAAACTATGGTGTTTGATCATCATGTTTGTGAGCACTTTCGCTGGAGGGGTGTCCCCTTACTTCTTCCGCTGGAATGAGAGTTTTCTTGTGTTGGGGACTCAGTTCGCTGGTGGGGTTTTCTTGGGAACTTCGTTGATGCATTTCTTGGGCGATTCCGATGAGACTTTTCGAGAGCTCACCACAAAAACCTACCCTTTTGCCTTTATGCTGGCTTCATCTGGCTACCTTCTCACCATGCTTGGTGACTGCGTAGTCGTCTTTGTCAGCAGCAACAGCCAGAGGAAACCCAAAGTGGTGGAACTGGAAGGGGGGACAACACCCCAAGAGCATGACCAAGCCGGAGATCACTGCGCAGTGGAGGCAACAAACCCTATATTGTTGAAAACTTCTTCCACGGGAGACACCATTCTACTCATCCTTGCACTTTGCTTCCATTCGGTTTTTGAGGGCATTGCTGTTGGAGTTGCAG GTACGAAGAGAGAGGCATGGAAGAACTTGTGGACAATATCCTTGCACAAGATATTTGCTGCCATAGCAATGGGAATTGCTTTGCTAAGGATGTTACCGAAGAGACCCTTGCTAACAACGGCAGTATATTCTTTGGCCTTTGCTATCTCAAGCCCGAGCGGTGTGGGGATTGGAATTGCCATAGACGCCACAACACAAGGAAGCACCGCAGATTGGATGTTTGCCATAACGATGGGCATTGCTTGTGGGGTCTTCATCTATGTTGCCATCAATCATTTAATATCCAAAGGCTTCAAACAGAAGGGGACCAGCCGTTTCGACACTTCCTGGTTTAGGTTTCTCGCAGTGCTTTCTGGTGTAGCTGTTATAGCAGTTGTCATGATCTGGgactga
- the LOC137816989 gene encoding E3 ubiquitin-protein ligase RDUF2 produces the protein MSSDATSYWCYSCTRFVHIQEHHDVVCPRCQGGFVEKVQAGHSPAVSLIADGASRRQGFRRRRRNAGSHSPFNPVIVLRGPGEDEESSFELYYDGDDGAGLRPLPSTMSEFLLGSGFDRLLEQVSQIEINGFGRAENPPASKAAIESMPTVQITESQVVTETHCAVCKEPFELGALAREMPCKHLYHSDCILPWLSMRNSCPVCRHELPSEQAPSESRVAGQIEEEAVGLTIWRLPGGGFAVGRFAGESHLPVVYTEMESGGNSSEGSRRISLSVGSARVRESRGGFGRMFRNWFGRIGALTRSRSLSTSLFSRRRSSTRT, from the coding sequence ATGAGCTCCGACGCCACGTCGTATTGGTGTTACAGCTGCACGCGCTTCGTTCACATCCAGGAACACCACGACGTCGTTTGCCCGCGCTGCCAGGGCGGGTTCGTCGAGAAGGTCCAGGCCGGCCACTCGCCGGCAGTCTCTCTCATCGCTGACGGCGCGTCTAGAAGGCAGGGTTTCCGCCGCCGCCGCCGCAACGCTGGGAGTCACTCGCCGTTCAACCCGGTCATCGTGCTCCGGGGGCCGGGGGAGGACGAGGAGAGCAGTTTTGAGTTATACTACGACGGCGACGACGGCGCGGGGCTCCGGCCACTGCCCTCGACGATGTCGGAGTTTTTGCTCGGATCGGGGTTCGATCGGTTGCTGGAGCAGGTTTCGCAGATCGAGATCAACGGCTTCGGGAGGGCGGAGAATCCGCCGGCGTCAAAGGCGGCGATAGAGTCAATGCCGACGGTGCAAATCACTGAGTCTCAGGTCGTGACAGAGACGCACTGCGCCGTGTGCAAAGAGCCCTTCGAGCTGGGCGCGCTGGCGCGTGAGATGCCGTGCAAGCACCTCTACCACTCCGATTGCATTCTCCCGTGGCTCTCGATGCGAAACTCGTGCCCGGTGTGCCGCCACGAGTTACCGTCGGAGCAAGCGCCGTCGGAGAGCAGAGTTGCCGGGCAGATCGAGGAGGAAGCGGTGGGGTTGACCATATGGAGGCTGCCCGGCGGCGGATTCGCCGTGGGTAGGTTCGCTGGCGAGAGCCACTTGCCGGTGGTGTACACGGAGATGGAGAGTGGTGGAAATTCGAGCGAAGGTTCTAGAAGAATTTCTCTGTCGGTTGGAAGCGCGAGAGTTAGGGAAAGTCGTGGTGGATTTGGCAGAATGTTCCGGAATTGGTTTGGCAGAATTGGGGCTTTAACTAGAAGTCGCAGCCTTTCAACTTCGCTCTTCAGTAGGAGACGAAGTAGCACGAGAACCTGA
- the LOC137817021 gene encoding uncharacterized protein isoform X2: MRVKGGMREQSFGDKMHGMTTTLPLTANPFLCFANTHLSLRSLPSTFCIPTSKISYATRFHHSQWKHQKKERWGKRIMVVRARRGESPYEVLGVSPSATVHEIKRAYRKLALKYHPDVNKEEKAQEKFMRIKHAYNTLLNSSSRKRYDSGSRGYDFSQGSQTRNAQPEEEFYGLEDFFKDLQEEFRNWEANAASQGKPKSLWEELAEIGEEFVEFLEKELNITDKNDDYKTPYGGNASNFSGRETPSNSSSPGEASKGNKSVEDNLDEIEATLNQLKKELGL; the protein is encoded by the exons ATGAGAGTCAAAGGAGGGATGAGAGAACAAAGCTTTGGAGATAAGATGCATGGAATGACAACAACTCTCCCTCTCACTGCGAACCCCTTTCTTTGTTTTGCCAACACTCACCTTTCTCTCAGATCTCTTCCATCAACTTTTTGCATACCCACTTCTAAAATTAGCTATGCAACTCGTTTTCACCATTCACAGTGGAAGCACCAGAAGAAAGAAAGATGGGGCAAAAGAATCATGGTGGTGAGAGCAAGGCGTGGCGAGTCTCCGTACGAAGTTCTGGGTGTGTCTCCATCTGCAACTGTCCACGAAATCAAAAGGGCGTATCGGAAACTTGCTCTTAAGTATCATCCTGATGTCAATAAAGAg gAGAAGGCACAGGAGAAATTTATGAGGATAAAACATGCATACAATACATTGCTAAATTCCAGTTCTCgcaaaagatatgattctggAAGTCGAGGTTATGATTTTTCTCAAGGAAGCCAAACTAGGAATGCACAACCTGAAGAAGAATTTTATGGACTAG AGGACTTCTTTAAGGATCTTCAAGAAGAATTCAGGAATTGGGAAGCAAACGCTGCTTCACAAGGAAAGCCAAAGAGTCTATGGGAGGAATTGGCG GAAATAGGAGAAGAATTTGTTGAGTTCCTTGAGAAAGAACTCAATATTACAGATAAAAATGATGATTACAAGACACCTTATGGAGGAAATGCCTCCAACTTTTCTGGGAGGGAGACACCAAGCAATAGTAGTAGTCCTGGTGAAGCCAGCAAGGGAAACAAAAGTGTTGAGGATAACCTCGATGAAATAGAAGCCACTCTGAATCAGTTGAAAAAGGAATTAGGCTTGTAG
- the LOC137817081 gene encoding laccase-2-like, whose amino-acid sequence MQLVHQILTRNTLLQNKMISLIPSSAAFSVATLFVSSFLWTIPKSVLSATSNYGAVTRHYQFDIRLKNITRLCHTKNVVTVNGKFPGPRVIAREGDRLVVKVINHVPNNITIHWHGVRQLRSGWSDGPSYITQCPVQSGQSYMYNFSLVGQRGTLFWHAHHSWLRATLYGPLIILPRSNESYPFAKPYKEVPILFGEWWNVDPEAVIAQALHTGGGPNVSDAYTMNGLPGPLYNCSSDDTFNLKVKPGKTYLLRLINAAVNNELFFSIANHTMTVVEADAAYVKPFNSDIIVIGPGQTTNVVLKTKPEYINATFFMLARPFFNGKGTFDNSKLAGILKYENNDNDNPPSEPDLKNRTLLKPTLPAFNDASFVANFSRKFRSLNSAEYPANVPQRVDRSFFFTIGLGSIPCPRNQTCEGPNKRTKFAASMNNISFNLPSVAILQQHFSGQDNSVYTTDFPVVPLRPFNYTGTPPNNTMVKSGTKVVAIPYNTRVQVVLQDTSILGAESHPLHLHGFNMFVVGQGFGNFDPMTDPLNFNLVDPVERNTIGVPSAGWVAIRFLADNPGVWLMHCHIDLHLSWELRMAWIVNNGKLSHQKLPPPPSDLPKC is encoded by the exons ATGCAATTAGTTCATCAGATTCTGACCAGAAACACATTGCTGCAGAACAAAATGATAAGCCTTATTCCTTCATCAGCGGCATTTTCTGTCGCAACTCTCTTTGTCTCAAGCTTCCTTTGGACCATCCCTAAGTCTGTGCTGTCTGCTACTTCAAACTATGGAGCCGTTACTAGGCACTACCAATTCGAT ATAAGGCTGAAAAACATTACTAGGCTGTGCCACACTAAGAACGTGGTTACTGTAAATGGAAAGTTCCCGGGACCTCGTGTTATTGCCAGAGAAGGAGACAGATTAGTGGTTAAGGTGATCAACCATGTTCCAAACAATATCACCATTCATTG GCACGGAGTGAGACAGCTACGTAGTGGATGGTCGGATGGACCATCGTACATAACTCAATGTCCCGTACAAAGTGGTCAGAGTTATATGTACAACTTCAGCTTGGTTGGGCAAAGAGGAACTCTCTTCTGGCATGCACACCATTCCTGGTTAAGGGCTACTCTCTATGGACCCCTCATCATCCTCCCAAGGAGCAACGAATCTTACCCGTTTGCCAAACCCTACAAGGAAGTTCCCATCCTCTTTG GAGAGTGGTGGAATGTGGATCCGGAAGCAGTGATTGCACAAGCTCTTCACACAGGGGGTGGTCCTAATGTCTCTGATGCCTACACCATGAACGGACTTCCTGGGCCCCTCTACAATTGCTCCAGTGAcg ATACATTCAACCTCAAGGTGAAACCAGGGAAGACATATCTTCTACGTTTGATCAACGCTGCAGTGAATAATGAACTCTTTTTCAGCATCGCAAACCACACCATGACAGTTGTTGAAGCCGATGCTGCATATGTTAAACCCTTCAACTCCGACATCATCGTCATTGGTCCCGGACAAACCACAAACGTGGTGTTAAAGACAAAACCTGAGTACATAAATGCTACTTTCTTCATGCTAGCGAGACCATTTTTCAATGGTAAGGGTACCTTCGACAATTCCAAGTTAGCTGGCATTCTAAAATACGAAAACAACGACAACGACAACCCTCCTTCGGAACCAGATTTGAAAAACCGTACCCTACTGAAACCAACGCTTCCTGCTTTCAACGACGCATCCTTCGTTGCAAATTTCAGTCGTAAATTTCGGAGTTTGAACAGCGCAGAATACCCTGCGAATGTTCCTCAAAGAGTTGACAGGAGTTTCTTCTTCACAATAGGTCTCGGGAGCATTCCCTGTCCGAGAAACCAAACGTGTGAAGGGCCTAATAAGAGAACTAAATTCGCTGCTTCCATGAACAACATATCTTTCAATCTCCCTTCGGTGGCAATTCTTCAACAGCATTTCTCAGGGCAGGATAATAGTGTTTACACCACGGACTTCCCAGTTGTTCCTCTGAGACCCTTTAACTACACGGGGACTCCACCGAACAACACCATGGTGAAGAGTGGAACCAAAGTGGTGGCGATACCCTACAACACCAGAGTGCAGGTTGTGTTGCAGGACACTAGCATTTTGGGAGCGGAGAGTCATCCGTTGCATCTTCATGGATTCAATATGTTCGTGGTGGGTCAAGGTTTTGGGAACTTTGATCCCATGACAGACCCTCTCAACTTTAATCTGGTGGACCCTGTTGAGAGGAACACCATTGGCGTGCCTTCTGCTGGTTGGGTTGCAATTCGCTTTCTTGCTGACAACCCAG GTGTTTGGCTGATGCACTGCCACATTGATTTGCACCTGAGTTGGGAGTTGAGGATGGCTTGGATTGTGAACAACGGAAAACTCTCTCATCAGAAGTTGCCTCCTCCACCGTCTGATCTCCCAAAGTGTTGA
- the LOC137817060 gene encoding uncharacterized protein: MATGFAFSLISSSPHTATFLSSSSSSSSLLSYLPLRTTTLPSLSSTSPITTPFKKSILFHNPLRPIILPPPAAAEDVISTAETAADAVEKLYPTTDKGVATVVSALFFLAFLGLSAITIGVIYLAVVDFLQKREKEKFEKEEASKKGKKKKKKVVGRARAGPRGFGQKFVEEEKDD; this comes from the exons ATGGCCACTGGTTTTGCATTTTCCTTAATCTCATCTTCCCCACACACTGCAactttcctctcttcttcttcttcttcttcttctcttctctcaTACCTCCCTCTCAGAACAACCACTCTTCCATCTCTCTCATCCACCTCCCCCATCACAACCCCATTCAAAAAATCCATCCTTTTCCACAACCCACTCCGACCCATTATTCTCCCTCCTCCTGCCGCGGCGGAAGATGTTATCTCTACGGCAGAAACCGCGGCGGATGCTGTGGAGAAGTTGTACCCAACCACCGATAAAGGGGTGGCCACAGTCGTCTCCGCTCTTTTCTTTTTGGCTTTCCTTGGCCTATCCGCCATCACCATTGGG GTAATTTACTTAGCAGTGGTGGATTTCCtgcaaaagagagaaaaagagaagtTTGAGAAAGAAGAAGCGAGTAAGaaggggaagaagaagaaaaagaaagtggtGGGAAGAGCCAGAGCTGGACCAAGAGGATTTGGGCAAAAGTTTGTTGAAGAAGAGAAGGATGATTAG